The Methanoregula sp. sequence AGCCGGGGCTGTGATTGCGTATGCTATTAACGGGTTCGGGATTGCCGGGCTGCCGCCATACTCAATCGGGTACGTGGATCTCGTAACCTTTGCAATCCTTGCCATCACGACCATCCCGCTCGCCCGGCTCGGCGTGCGGTGCGCCCACAGCTGCTCAGGCCGTAACCTGCAGATCATTTTTGCCGGGCTTCTGGTGCTGATAGGTATCCTGATGCTCGTGAGCGGGTGAAAAAGTTATCCGGGTCTCACAGCATCCCCATGCCGGCTGCTGCTTCAGTACAGGCTTGATCCTTGCACGGCACCTCGCGGATCAGGAGCGAGAGCACGAGCACCAGTGCGCCCAGTACGGTCCCGAAGATGAAGACCGCGTGGAACCCGCTCACGAGCATAGGCATGGTAATGCCGGCGACTCCCGTACCGGGTTGTATCCCGGAGAAAGCCGTGATGATGAAGAAGGTCCCGTACATCGCGACGGCGATCACCGACCCTATGTTGCGGGCTGTCATGGCAATACTCGATACCACGCCCTCGCTGCCCCGGGGGGAGAGCCCGAGGATCAGGTTGAAGTTCGGCGGGATGAAGAGACCAGCTGCTGCACCGTTCAGGGCAAGTGCCACGATGATGAACCAGAACGCGGTGTTCTGGGTCATCTGGAGGAACAGGATGTTTGCCGCGATGTAGCAGAGCGCTGCCGCTATGCAGATCCGGCGCGATCCCACCCGGTCCGAGAGGCGGCCAGCCAGCGGCCCCATCACCATCAGGGCAACTGCCGGGACCATCAGGAAGAGCCCGGCGATATCGGTCTTCAGTCCCTTGACAATTTCAAGGTAAAAGGGCATGATGAAGCTGGTCCCCGAGACCAGCATCATGCCGATCATGGCGGCGAAGTTCGCGAGCGAATAGTTGTGATTCCGGAAGAACGAGAGATCGATCAGCGGGGCAGGGCAGCGGGACTCCCAGGCAACGAAGGTTACCCAGAAGATCACAGAGCCAAACACACTCGCGATGATGACGGGCGAGGTCCAGCCGAGCGTTGTGCCCATGTTCATCGCAAATACCAGCGTGCCGAGCGCTGCGAAGAGGATGCCGGCGCCGGTTGCATCGAAGTGCTGCTGCCGGTCTCCGACCGCCACGTTATCCTTCGGCAGCGCCCGGCTCCCGAGCAGGATCGCGATGATGCCGACCGGGACGTTGATTAAGAAGATCCAGTGCCAGCTCAGGTACGTGGTGAGGAACCCGCCGAGCACCGGCCCGGCTGCAACCCCGACCGAGACGAACGTGGTCATGATACCGAGCGCCTTGCCCCGGCTCGCGGCCGGCAGATACATCGTGATCATCGCACCACCAATGGCCTGGAGCATCGCCGCCCCGATTGCCTGGAGAATCCGGAAGCCAATCAGTTCACCGATGGTCATGGAGAGCATGCCGCAGGCAAGCGATCCAATGGCAAAGATTGCAAATCCCCAGAGGTAGACTTTCCGGTATCCCCGGATATCGGCAAACCTGCCGAACGCGATGAGGGTGGCAGAGAGCGTCAGGAGGTACGCCATCGCGACCCACGAGACTATCGTGATGGAGGTATCGAAGTATGTCGCCATCGTGGGGAGCGAGATGTTGACAATCGTGGTGTCGAGAGATCCCATGAAGCCCGCCACCGAGACGAGGATCAGGAGGAGTTTCTGCTGGAGCGGGTCTTTGATGACGTCATGGCCGGCCGGGGATTCCATGGACAAAAGTTTGGTACAGGGAACTGATGAAGGGTGCGGGTTTGATTTCGGTTGCGTGACCGGGAATGTTTCCGGTCAGTTGGGGGTGGAAATATTTTCTTGCGATGGCGAGTGAGAAATGTATCCGGCATCAGCAGACCTTGGTTGAAAAATCCCGGGCAGACTTTGATTTTAAAATTTACCGGACCCTGAATGAAAATTTTTGCTCTGTAGAAAACCTTTTTTTATAATATGTTGCCCCCCTCTTGCGCCACCAGTCCCCCGTTGGGGGACGGGCGCAGTGCGATAGCCCGAGTAAGGTTACAGGTAATACATCGTCATCGCAATGGGGGGTGCCCCAGTGGCGGGGGCGAAGCCCCCGAGAGCGATCAGAGTTTTCTAAATGAATTCTACAGAGCAAAAAAATTTCATCGCCTTTATGATCGTGATTGAAAAAAATTATCCGGATCATTCGATCTTCTCAGTGGAAGTCGGGAGCGGGAAGCCCCGCTGGAATTTTTTTATCAATCCTTCCGGGCGATCCGGTTAAAAAAAAGTTCCGGGTCTCCCCGGCAAAAAATTATCCGGCTCACTTGAGTTTTTTATCGAGCTTCTTGAGCTTCTTCTTGGCGCTCTCGCTGCCCGCAGCAGCCTGCTTCGAAAGTTCTTCTGCCTTGACCTTCTTCGCCTGGTTCAGCTTCACTAATTGTTTCTTACTTGTTGGCATACAATCACCTCGCAACGCCTTTGTCTGATTCTCATTGGCTTTTTTCCTTCTTAAAATATCCCTGTACCGTTGTACCAGCGGGGGGATGCCCGGGCGGCGGGGGCAGAAGCTCGAAGTGCAAAGAGCCCCCAGGAGCGATTCCTTTTTCCTTCCCCAATTGTGGTATTTTCCCCTCCCAAAAACCGAGTAAACTCCGTTCTCAAAAACCCTCAATCCGGGCATTTTGCTGACTCTGATTTCTGTATCCCGCCAAAATGGGCTCCGATGAGGTGAAAATGAGGCCCTGTTCGATCGAAAACTCCTGGAGTATTTGTATGAACAGGGGGTTCTTTTCATGCCGGGAAAGGTCGGGCTCCGGGCAATTGTGGGGGTCCGGAGATGATCTATTCCGGGCCCGTTACGGGCTCCGTTTGCCCTTTTTTGGATCCATTTTCCGGGTCCAGTGGAAAATGTGCCAACGCTCACAGAAAATATCAATTTAATCGATTATTTTTCGAAAATACGCGTTTAAAACAGAATTCGACCGTGCAATTTAACGGGCTCCGGTTGGTCTGTGTTTTCTGCCACCCCATTTCAGGTCATAGGGGGTGAGAAAGGCGATGGAAAGACCCGCTGTTGCTCTATATTGCGATCACGTCGGAGAAATGTAGGGTGAGAGGCAGGTAGGAGACGTTGCCGGTGATGCAACAGTTCCTCCAACCGGGAGTATTGCAGCGGTAGTGGCCGACCGGTACGGCTATGACGGAAAACTCGCATCGGCCATTATCTGTACGTATCTCCTCAGCCTCGTGACCCTGCCCCTCTTCCTGATCCCGATACCCGGTCTGTAAAGAGATGAGCGAAAAGCGACCTGGCCCGCTGAGAGATTCTGCATTCGCCATTGAAACCTGTTCTTGCGCTGTTGAAAAAAAGCGGGATTGAACCGGGAGACAAACAAAAAGAATTATTTTTCAGGGTTAAGCACAAATTTCACCATCGGAAAAACCTTTTACCGAGGATCCCGTTATGAACAAAAACCACATTTTCATCCTGGCAATTGCTCTCACTATCTGCTTCATCGCCATGGCGGGCTGCACAAGTGCTCCCGGCGCCACTGCCCAGCAACAGGTAAAACCAGCGCACAACTATCCGACCGTCTCGTTCAATGAAACCCCCGTCAAGCACGTTCAAGTCAACGGGGTTTCGCTGGGGTACCGGGAATTCGGTGCCGGTGAACCGGTCCTGATGCTCGCGGGATTCGGCGAGACCATCGATTCCTGGAACCAGACGTTCATCGGCATCCTTGCCACGAAATACCATGTCTACACGTACGACCACCGGGGGATGGGATACAGCAGCGACAATAATGCGACCCACACCATTGCCCTGTACGCCGATGACGCTGCCGCGATCATGCCCGCTCTCGGGTATGACAGCATGCATGTGTACGGCGTGTCCATGGGATCCTCGATCGCCCAGCAGCTGGTCATCGATCACCCCGAACGCGTCCGGAAACTGGTTCTCGATTCTGTTTCCTACAGCGTCCGTATCCCGGAAACAAAAACACTGCTCGGCATTCTCGAATCGGTTGCCGCTCCCAATTCGACCTATCCTGAGGGGATACGGCATGAAGCAGAAGCTGACCTCGCCTGGAACGGGTCATGGGACAAGCTATCCGGCATCCAGAAGGATGTCATGCTGGTAGAAGGTACGGCCGATGTCATTACGCCCGATGCGGTTGCAGCCCGGATGACCACGCAGATAAACGGCTCGTGGCTCGTGCGGTTCAAGGGACTTCCGCATATCGGATCCCAGAAGGCACCGGTCGAGTACGGGTTGAACGGGCTCGACTTCCTCGGCATGAATGAGTCTGCACCGTACGCAGCGCCATAATTTTTTTTTTGGGACCGGGAAAATTTTCCCGGAAACAATTTTGAAATTTTTTTATCACCTTTTTTGTCGGGAGAAATCTTAAAGAATCTGAATTGAGATCGCATTTTTAAAAAAAATCTATGATGGGGGAAAAATTTTGGACCGGGAATCGTTTGAAAAATTCAGCAGACCTTGATTTCTATTTTTCAACCAGACTCTGCCTAAAAATTTTCAATCGGATCTTGATTAAAAAAATTTAACCGGACTTTGATTGAAAAAAGTTAACCAAAGTTTAATAAAAAAATCCGGCATCCATCGGTCCAAATGGTAAACTATTGCCTTACGATTACAGGAAGCCCCCATATCCTAGGACCGCTCCTGAACCAGACCCCCTCCGGAACCTACCTCACAACCTCATCTACAACCGCCTTCTTAAACGGTTTGTACACCACGCCGCCCCCGGTATAAAACTTCGAGAAGAACTCCACGATATGCAGACGCATTGAATGGATAGAGGGGCTGAACATGGCAAGCACAATATTCAGTGCGTGCAGCAGCAATGCGACGATGATACCGATGATCGCGATCTCGAACGACTCCCCGAGCCGGTTTGCTACCATGGCAAGGATCACGGATGCCATCCCGATTGCCATCAGCCGGGCATAGGAGAGGATGTTGCCTACGGTACTCATGACCTCGATCGTCCCGAATACCCCCGCCCCAAAGAGGATCAGGGGCAGAGCGATAATTACCAGGATCCCGGCAGGATAGGCCGCCGTCTCCGGGGCAAGACCGGCCAGCATGATGACCGCGGTAATGAGCCCGGTGAGCATGAGCAGCATACCGGCTTTTTCAGCAAGGTGCTTTTTGCTCTTGGTGATGATCGCATTGCGCATCCCGATGATGAGACCTAAAAAGACATGGATGATGCCAATCATGACCGCAAGGATCAGCATGGGGATCATGGCCTCGACCCGGTTCCACGTGATCCCGAGGAAATGAACCGGGTGAATCCATCCCATGATCTCGCCGAAATCCCCGAAAAATTCTCCGAATAACCAGCCGAAGATGATGGTCGGGATCGACGAGATGATGAGGATGTCTGCCATGCTTGCGGCAAAGGCAATAGCCCCGTACATCTTTTTGATGAGCAGGGCGATGAGAAGAATGACGATCCCGTACCCGATGTCGCCCACCATGATCCCAAAAAAGAGCGGGAAAAAGATTGCAAGGATCGGGGAGGGATCGATCTCCCGGTACCGGGGAGGGGAGACGAGCTGCATGATGACTTCGAAGGGTTTTACCCAGCGGGGATTATCGTAAAAGACCGGCGCTTTTTCCATATCCTTTTCCGTTGTGTCCAGTTCTTTTACGATAACCCGATCAGAGAACACATCTGCCAGGGATTTTTTTACCTGTTGCACCTTTTTTTTGGGAATCCATCCCATGATGACGAAGGTATATTCCGACAGGGCAAAATTCGAAAATGCCCCCAGCTCGTCGTTCATATCCTCAAGGGTTTTTTTGAGGATCGCCAGTTCCTGGTACCAGTCGGATGCAAGGGTCAACTGGTCATCATCGATTTTCTTAATCTCATCGGCTGCCCGGAGCTTGTTCTCTTCGATCAGGGCAAACATCTCGTAAAACGGTTTTCCCATATATTCCCGGGGCAGGCGCACCTCGTTCACATTGACCGAGTAAATGAAGGAATGGACCTGTTCGGAATGGCGCTTGTTAAAGACCATGATGGCAGCGATCGTATCCGCATCAACATTTGTCGATGTCATCTCGAACTGGTTGCTGGTGATCGTTTCCAGTTCCTTTTTTATCAGGTCAACGACATCGCTGTGTTCTTTTAAGATTAAGAGGATCGTGACTTCAAATCCCTCCAGCAGGGGCAGTTCGCGTTCGAGCGGCTGGAGGATATCGAGGACTTTTGCATAACGGTTTAAGGCCGTGACGGATAAGGTAAGTTCACTCTTCCGCGATGCAAGATCCCGGGTGGTATTCTCAAGTTTCCGGATAATTTCCTGCGCGCGCAACAGGACCTGTTCATGATCCTGTTTTCGGATGGACAGTGCGACTTCCCGCTGGCGTGCCGTATCATCGGTTACTTTGGGAAGTGTGGAAAAGATCCCGTTGATCTTTCCCAACACTTCAGCTACATCGGTTGCGGTATCCAGTACCACTTTTTGTAAGGGGATCTCCTTTGGAGAGACCGACTGCGATACATCTTCGAGATGAAGTGTCCCTTCCTGGTACAACAGGTCAACGACATGGTTGAATGCCGGTTTTGGCCCTATCACCTGGATTCTTTTCATCTGCTGGAGCATACGGTTCCCTGCCGGACATTACCGGGCTACTTCATGGTCACATAGCGTACAATGGCATCCGCAGCCATGGGAATGTTTTTTTTGCCTTTTTCTGCTTCGGTTTCTGCTTTAAGTCCCGTTTCCTGTTTCAATTGTTCAATCCGGGCCCCGGTCCTGCCTTTTTCCCGCCAGTACACCTCTTCAGCTGCGGTTTTTCCTTCGGCATCTGCGGTGCACAACAGGTTTTCTGCATCAGTTCTTGCTGCAGCAATTGATGCTTCCGTTCCGGCTCTCGCATCTTCTATCTTTTTTGCCACATCCTGTTCTTTTTCCCGAATCTGCTGGAGCAGTGTCTTTTCCATATCCTTACCTCCGTTACAGCCCGTGCTTGCGTTTCAGGATCGAAGTAACCCCGCATTGGGGAGTGGCGGCCCCGGATCGCGCCTTCTCCTCTTCCGTCTGCCCGCGTCCCCGTAGTTCACGCGCTTTCTGGGCTGCCTCTTCGATTCGCTGGCGGCATCTCCCAACAGCCGTGTTTTTCAGGGCATTAATCGCTGTTAAAATATTCTGGGCCATTGCGTTGAGACACCTCCTGATATATTCAATTGGTCTATACCATCGAAGGTGAATAAATAGTTTCTTATGTCCCGTCAGGGAAAGAAAACCATGATTCTGCCAGGGCTCCTCTTCCTCAAATGTCTGCGATAAGCAGGGGGGGACATTCGGGTAAAAGCGGAGTGTCTTCGGATTTATCCCTGCATTTTTCTGCAATTCTTTACTGCCTGTAATGCTGCGGCAGGAATCCCCCGCATTGACGGATAGCGAACACCGTGCAGGTGAAAAAGGGGTTATTCAGGTAATGCCCAGGTACGCGGGCACGAAAAGGATCGCAAAGAAAATGAGCATCAGGGCAAGTCCAAGGGGTAAGCCGTATCTCGCCCACTCCTTGCTGGTGATCCCCATTTTGCCGGCTGCAATGATATTGGGAATGTTGCCGGGAATCAGCATACCCCCGGCGATTAAA is a genomic window containing:
- a CDS encoding V-type ATPase subunit subunit G family protein produces the protein MEKTLLQQIREKEQDVAKKIEDARAGTEASIAAARTDAENLLCTADAEGKTAAEEVYWREKGRTGARIEQLKQETGLKAETEAEKGKKNIPMAADAIVRYVTMK
- a CDS encoding MFS transporter, yielding MESPAGHDVIKDPLQQKLLLILVSVAGFMGSLDTTIVNISLPTMATYFDTSITIVSWVAMAYLLTLSATLIAFGRFADIRGYRKVYLWGFAIFAIGSLACGMLSMTIGELIGFRILQAIGAAMLQAIGGAMITMYLPAASRGKALGIMTTFVSVGVAAGPVLGGFLTTYLSWHWIFLINVPVGIIAILLGSRALPKDNVAVGDRQQHFDATGAGILFAALGTLVFAMNMGTTLGWTSPVIIASVFGSVIFWVTFVAWESRCPAPLIDLSFFRNHNYSLANFAAMIGMMLVSGTSFIMPFYLEIVKGLKTDIAGLFLMVPAVALMVMGPLAGRLSDRVGSRRICIAAALCYIAANILFLQMTQNTAFWFIIVALALNGAAAGLFIPPNFNLILGLSPRGSEGVVSSIAMTARNIGSVIAVAMYGTFFIITAFSGIQPGTGVAGITMPMLVSGFHAVFIFGTVLGALVLVLSLLIREVPCKDQACTEAAAGMGML
- a CDS encoding V-type ATPase 116kDa subunit family protein, translating into MLQQMKRIQVIGPKPAFNHVVDLLYQEGTLHLEDVSQSVSPKEIPLQKVVLDTATDVAEVLGKINGIFSTLPKVTDDTARQREVALSIRKQDHEQVLLRAQEIIRKLENTTRDLASRKSELTLSVTALNRYAKVLDILQPLERELPLLEGFEVTILLILKEHSDVVDLIKKELETITSNQFEMTSTNVDADTIAAIMVFNKRHSEQVHSFIYSVNVNEVRLPREYMGKPFYEMFALIEENKLRAADEIKKIDDDQLTLASDWYQELAILKKTLEDMNDELGAFSNFALSEYTFVIMGWIPKKKVQQVKKSLADVFSDRVIVKELDTTEKDMEKAPVFYDNPRWVKPFEVIMQLVSPPRYREIDPSPILAIFFPLFFGIMVGDIGYGIVILLIALLIKKMYGAIAFAASMADILIISSIPTIIFGWLFGEFFGDFGEIMGWIHPVHFLGITWNRVEAMIPMLILAVMIGIIHVFLGLIIGMRNAIITKSKKHLAEKAGMLLMLTGLITAVIMLAGLAPETAAYPAGILVIIALPLILFGAGVFGTIEVMSTVGNILSYARLMAIGMASVILAMVANRLGESFEIAIIGIIVALLLHALNIVLAMFSPSIHSMRLHIVEFFSKFYTGGGVVYKPFKKAVVDEVVR
- a CDS encoding alpha/beta hydrolase, which codes for MNKNHIFILAIALTICFIAMAGCTSAPGATAQQQVKPAHNYPTVSFNETPVKHVQVNGVSLGYREFGAGEPVLMLAGFGETIDSWNQTFIGILATKYHVYTYDHRGMGYSSDNNATHTIALYADDAAAIMPALGYDSMHVYGVSMGSSIAQQLVIDHPERVRKLVLDSVSYSVRIPETKTLLGILESVAAPNSTYPEGIRHEAEADLAWNGSWDKLSGIQKDVMLVEGTADVITPDAVAARMTTQINGSWLVRFKGLPHIGSQKAPVEYGLNGLDFLGMNESAPYAAP